Part of the Solibacillus isronensis genome, TACGAATAAGTAAAGGAGGGTGAGCACATGTTAGGTCAATTTATTATTAATTTATTTATTGCGGCGCTATGGTTTTTGTTGAAGGATGATCCAACTGCAGACTTTACGACGTTTATGTCAGGCTTTTTAGTCGGAACATTGATTTTATATGCTATGCACAGGTTTTTCGGAACACAGTTTTACTTGCGTCGTGTACTAAAGATTATTAAGCTCATCCTCATATTTATTCGAGAGCTGCTTTCATCAAGTATTTCTGTATTAAAACAAGTGCTGGATCCACAGATGAATTTTACACCGGGCATTTTTACTTATGAAACAGAATTAAGAGGGGACTACCAAGTAACGACATTGGCCCTGTTATTAACATTGACACCGGGTTCTGTTGTAATGGAAGTCTCAGAAGATAACAGCACGTTTTATATTCATGCGATGGATATAGAAGAATCGAAAGAAACGGTACTCCGTTCAATCGGCAAGTTTGAACGTGCCATTTTGGAGGTGACACAATGATCGATTTGATTCTAAAGGCGGCACTTGTTCTATTTATGGTGGCAATCGGACTATCCCTATTTCGTGTGATAAAAGGGCCGTCATTACCTGACCGCGCAATCGCACTTGATACGATTGGTGTAAATTTAATTTCTGCGATCGCCATCGTGTCGATTGTTTTAAAAACAAAGGCATTTTTGGAAGCCATTTTAATATTGGGTATTTTAGCATTTATCGGAACGATCGCATTCTCGAAATATATAGAAAGAGGTGTCATTGTTGAACGTAAATCAGCTGATTGAATTAATGGCGGCACTTCTTATCTTGTTTGGCGCAATTGTGAGTGTCATTAGCGCATTCGGCATGATACGTTTACCAGATGTGTATACACGCTCACACGCAGCAACGAAAAGTGCGACACTCTCTGTATTGCTTTGTTTGTTCGGCGGGTTCATTTACTTTTGGATCCATGATGGCTATGTGAGTATTCGCCTCATTTTAGGGATTATCTTCGTATTTATTACAGCCCCTGTTTCCGGGCATTTAGTATGTCGCGCGGCATATCGTTCACGCGTACCGCTAGCTGAAGGTTCTGGAGACGATGCATTAAATGAAATCCTGTTCGGCGAAGAAAATTTGCAAGTAAAAGAAGAAGTGGAAGCTACATTGAAAGAAATTAAATAATGAATGGAAAAGCATTTTAAAAGTGATGGCATGTCGCTTTTAGAATGCTTTTTTTAGTGGATAAAAAATAGAGCAATGTGGATAACTTGTAGATAAAGTTCGGTACTTATCATAGGTAAAGGGACAGTTATTTATTTTTTAACTAAGCATTATTACGAGAAATTAAAATTATTCATTTTTTTATAAGAATGGGCAGGTTTAACTTAGAAAAATGTGACGATTTTTAGAACAAATGAAAATATATTCGAATATTTTTTTGGAATCTTGTTCTAAAATAGAATTCCACAATATTCTTTGTGGATAAGTATAATACAATCTGTTGAAAAATCGTGATTAAATTGTGGATAATTAACGTTAATGTGTATAACTTTGTGGATAAATAGTATATGTGGATAATATTTCTTTATTTATTGACAAATAAGCTCGTTTTTTGTATAGTACATTACAACACTAATGTACTGGATAACTTGGAAAGGAGAATCTCATTGATTTTTAACACACAAAGTACAATGCCTATTTATATGCAAGTAGCGGAATGGATTGAAAATGAGATATTGGCGGATCGGGTGCTTCCGGAAGGAAAAGTGTATTCGCAGTATCAGCTTGCTGAAATTTTTAATATTAATCCGGCAACCGCAGGAAAAGGCCTGACAATTTTAGTAGAAAAAGAAATTTTATATAAAAAGAGAGGACTTGGAATGTTCGTGATCGGGGATGCAAAACATCGGATTTTAACAACAAGACGAAGTGACACATTGACGAAGATGGCAAAGGAAATCGTAGAAGAAGCAAAACGTTTAGGCGTGATGGATGAAGATTTGATTGAGCTGATCAAGCATATTCAAAAGGAGGTGTGAGTGAATGATTGTATACCGCTTAGTTTATCAATAGATTTACTGAACACTTTCAAGTACGAAAGCTATAATAATCCACTCAACGAATTGGTAAACGGATTTTACACTTGAATGTTCCGAAACAGTTCAATATTATTGATAAAGATGGGTGGTATTAGTCGCTGCTTAAAACTCACAATGAATTGAGCGAATAAATTGAAAAAGTTATTGAAATTAATCATTTTTATAGGTGTTGTCTATCTATTTTTATATATAAATAATAATTGGCTTGTAACAACCGATTATGTACATGAATCAGAGAAAGTTCCGGAAAGCTTTGATGGTTACCGGATTACCCAAGTTACCGATTTGCATGATGCGACATTCGGGGAAAATCAGTCAAGGTTAGTGGAAAAAGTGCGGGCTACCAAACCGGATGCTATTTTCATAACGGGTGACTTAGTGGATAGTCGCCGCTATGACTTGGAAAACAGCTTGCAGGCTGTGCGCCAATTAGTCGATATTGCGGATGTTTACTATGTTCTTGGCAATCACGAGGTTGCATTGAATTTAACAGATGAAATTTATGCGGCTTTAAATGAGCTGGGTGTCCATGTGTTACCGAATGATGCGGTACAGTTGGAGCGCAACGGAGAGCACATTGTCATTGCGGGTATTGAGGACCCGTTAATGGGGAAAGAAGTGGGACAGTCGATCGATGAAGCACTGTACAATATGAATCCAGATGCATTTAAAGTGCTACTGTCGCACCGTCCTGAGGTGTTTGAAACATATGTTGAAAAGGACATTGACCTAGTGTTAACAGGACATGCACATGGTGGTCAAATTCGTCTGCCATTTATCGGCGGACTTTTTGCGCCAACTCAAGGTTTCATGCCAACATACACAGCAGGTATTTATGAACAGCAGGATACGGAAATGATTGTAAATCGGGGCTTGGGGAACAGCCTGTTTCCTTACCGGGTCTTTAATCTGCCTGAAATTTATGTCGTTGAGTTGAAAAAGGAAAGCTAGTTAGTAGTTTTCTAATATATGCTGCAGGTTTTCTAATAAACTGCAAAAAGTTCTAATATATTTCCAGACCTTCAATAAAGGGCGGAATTCCCGTTATCACAGCGCAAAATATTCGTAAGCTTATGCAGATTATCGTAAAATAAGTGAAAATAGATTTTAGGAGTATGCAAATGGAAGGGATTATTACACTACTTGCAATGGTGGGAATTATTGCAATGATTGTGCGTTTTATGCCGAAAAAAGGCGTGAAATATATTACTACAAAAGAACTGCAGCCTTTACTGGAAGACGAGAAATATGTATTTGTGGATGTCCGGACGGAAAAAGAATATAAAGAGGCCCATATTCCTCAGTTTATTAATCGTCCGCTTGGAACGTATTTAGGGGATTTGCCGAAAGATCGTCCTGTTGTTGTCATTTGCCAAAGTGGTGCGCGCAGTAATAAAGCGTGCAAGGAACTCGTAAAGCTAGGTTATACCGATATAACAAATGTTCGCCGTGGGATGAATGGACTGCGTGCAGGATAAAATAAGAGAAGCTAATGAATGGCTCAACCCATCATTAGCTTCTTTTTCATTTATCCCGCATTAACGGGTAGTAAGACTCCAACCTCCAGGTTTAGGCAGGGCAAAAAAATAGGCGGGAGATCAACTACCCGTAAAAGCCCGATTGGTTCAACTAACAATCCGTGGTGGAAAACCCCCACGGATTGAAGTTTCACTTTATCGAACTGCTTCTTTCATTGCCTCAATCAGCGCTTCAGCTGAAATGGTTTTTTCACCGCCGCCTTGGACAAGTGCATCATTTCCGCCGCCTTTACCATTAATGAGCGGTAAAGCAGTTGCAGAAATATCTTTCATCGATTTTGTTTGCTCACTGCCGCGTGCCGCAACAAATTGTAGCTTGTCTTCATTATTGGCAACGAGCAGTGCGATTGCCTCACCATTTTGCTGTGTAATAAAACGCGCCAGCTTCTGCAGGCTTTGAATCGAGCGGTTTTCAAATGTCGCTGCAGCAACTGTTTCGTTTGCTAATTCTTTTGCTTCGAATTCAAGAAGGGCATCTTGTGCTTCCGTTAAATTCTTCTCTGTTTGCTTTGCTGTTTTCGCGAATTTACGCAACGCATCAGCAGCTTCATCTTCCGGTGCGCTCAATTGGCGTGCCACATCGCTTAAAACCTGTTTACGCATAGCCAGCTGCTGTAACACGCGATTGCCGCAGACGAAGTGTACACGAATCTGCTTCTTCATTTTCTCTGTAGCTAAAATTTTCAATAAGCCTACTTGTCCGGTAGAAGTGGGATGTGTACCACCACAGCCATTGTAGTCATAGTCAGGGATAATAACTAAACGAATATCTTCGTCGACTTTTACATCTTTCCGTAAGTTATATTGTGCTAATTCTTCTTTTGTCACCCACTTAGTTTCAATAGGACGGTTTTCCCAAATAATTTCATTAGCCCGTTTTTCCACTGCTGCCAGCTGATCTTCCGATACTTCGCCAACATTTAAATCGATTGTGACAAGCTCTGTCCCTAAGTGGAAGCTCACTGTCGCCATATCGAATAATTCCACAAAGGCTGCTGTTAAAATATGTTGTCCCGCATGTTGTTGCATATGGTCGAATCGGCGCGACCAATGAAGTTTCCCGGATATTTCCCCGGAAATATTCGACACATCGGCTGCCGTATAATGACGAATTTCCTCATCAATTTTCTCAACATCGATAATTTCCAATTCATTAATCCAGCCCGTATCGTGGGGTTGCCCGCCACCAGTAGGATAAAATGCCGTATTGTTTAGTACAATGAAATTTCCTGTGTCGTCTTTACCTGTTTTCACAACTTGTGCCGTAAATTCCTTCATCATTGCATCTTCGTAATAAAATAGATTTTTCAATGTCCATCACTCCTTAGTTTCTAGTTTGTCATATGAAAACGTTGCTGTCACGGTGTAAATAATGATTGTTATTTGACGCGGGGCAATTTTCGTTTATGATAAAATAGAAGCATTTCCCGGAAGGAGCATGAATATGAATATTACGCAATTTTCAATAGAAGAAATTTTAGATCCGACAAAGATTATTGAAGGTAAGCGTTATGAGTTTTTATTAGATGTAGAAGTGGATGAGGAAGATGAACTGTATTCCGCTGCAGGATTAGAGATTCGTGTGATTGTAGGGGTAATTGACGACAATGTACGCATCGTGAACTATTTTATTATTGATAAATCTAATAATGAGTTTTTGGATTTTGCATTGGAAGAAGACGAAGAAGCGATGATATTGGAGTTTTGCAAAGAGGAATTATATGCTGATTCAAGTGAAACAGAAGCTGAATAATCGGTATAAAAAAGGTAGCGAATGCGCTACCTTTTTTTATTCAATATATTTTGTTTTTAACTGGTCTGCACCAATCCCGCCGATTACCATTAAAGCTAGCGGCAAGAAGTTTGATAGGATTTTTGGTAAGCCTTCAGGAATAATAACATCCATACCAGCAAAATGATTTAAACCCATAATAATCAGTTTTGCAACCAATAAAAATGCACCTAATAAAAATACGCTATCAAAGAACGCTTTCCATTTTGGATACGCCAATTTCTTACTATCTCGAATTACTTTTTCTTTCAATTCACCATCACTCCTCAACATTTCATCAATTGTGATGCCAAACAAATCACTCAAATCAATGATTACTTCAATACTCGGATAGTTCTTCCCGGTTTCCCATTTAGAAACGGATTGGCGACTAACATGGATTTTTTCGGCAAGATCCGCTTGTGACCAACCTCTTTTTTCTCGCTCTTTTTTTAATCGTTCACTAAAAATCATGTGAGTCATCCCCTTCCTTGTTTTCAGTATTGATGAAATGTACGGGTAAAGTAAAGATAGTTATAGGTGCGTAAGGCAGCAACCTCTTGTTGCCACTGCAGTTTTTGCAGTTTAATCATACATTAAGATAGTAAAAAATGAAAAAATATAAATAGGAGTATCCCGCAAAATTACTTCAACGGGATACTCCTGTTTTGTTGTAAAAACTACTTACCAAGCGGCAATTGCGCCATCTGTACGTGGCTCTGTTCCACCATACAGCACGCCTGTCTTCTGGTCCCGCCATATAATTTGACCGCGTCCGAAACTGCCGCCGTCGACTGCAACTCGAATGTCGTGGCCTTTACGTTGCAATGCATGCACTAAATAACTAGGGAAGTGCGGCTCGACTTCGACGCGCTTTTCACCGATCCATTGCCATCTGGGCATATCAAGTGCTGCTTGCGGGTTGAGTGCGAAGTCGATTGTGGATGTAACGACCTGGAAATGCCCTTGAGGCTGCATATATCCACCCATTACGCCAAATGGACCGACCGCTTCATCATCCTTTGTCAAAAATCCTGGGATAATTGTATTGAATGTTCGTTTTCCAGGCTTTAAGAAGTTTGGATGTGTTTCATCCAGTGAGAAATCATAGCCCCGGTTTTGAAGCGCTATACCTGTTTCCGGAATGACAATGCCTGAACCGAAGCCCATATAGTTACTTTGGATATACGACACCATATTGCCGTCCGCATCAGCTGTTGCCAAATACACCGTACCGCCTTTTGGAATCTCGAAAGGTTTTGGATCAATTGCTGTCTCACTGATTTCAGCAAAGCGTGACTCTCCGTAAGTGTTTGATAAAAGTGTATCGACATCGACCGGCATGTCATTTGATTCTGTGACAAACGCCTTACCGTCCGTATATGCTAGCTTCATCGCTTCAATCTGATTATGTAATGTTTGTGCATCCTGCCATTTTGACTCGGCATGCTGATAAATGTTCAGCGCCATCTGTGCAACAATACCCTGTCCATTCGGCGGAATTTCCCATACGTCATAGCCCTTGTAATGCACTTTAATCGGGTTTACCCATTCAGGTTCATAGCTTGCCAAATCTTCCTTTGAAATAAAGCCGTTATGTTTTTTCATGAAGGCATCAATTTTATCTGCGATTTCGCCCTTGTAGAAAGCCTCGCCATTTGTTTTGGCGATTTTACGCAACGTATCTCCGTGTGCTGGAGAGTTCCATACTTCGCCAATTTCCGGCATCCGTCCATCGATTGAAAATGTTTCAAACCAATGTTGGAATTCTTCGGATGTGAAATTCTTTTTATACTTTTTATAAGCCGATTGCCAGTATTGTCCGAGTGTTACAGAAATCGGATATCCTTCTTCTGCATAGGAGATGGCAGGGGCCAATACTTCGCTTAACGGCAATTTCCCAAATCGCTTTGATAAGGCTACCCATGCTGATGGTGCCCCTGGAACAGTAACGGGGATAACTCCATGCATCGGTATATAATCTAATCCTCGCTCTGTTAATGCTTCTTTGGAAATCGACTTGGCAGAAGGACCAGAAGCGTTTAACCCGTAAAGTTCATCTTTCATCCAGACGAGGGCAAATGCATCTCCGCCGATTCCGTTTGATGTAGGCTCAACAACAGTAAGTGCTGCTGCTGTCGCGATTGCTGCATCGACTGCATTGCCGCCTTTTTTTAAAATATCCAGTCCCGCCTGTGCTGCGAGCGGCTGGGATGTTGCGACCATTCCACGATTGGCGATGACTGTATTACGCTTACTTGGAAATGGATAATGTAAAAAGTCCAAAAAAAATCCCCCTTTGAATCTAATGGCCCAATAAAACGAATATTACGACTATTTTAGTACAGAAGGAGGTTCATTACAATTTAAATATTTCAGATTCCGAAATAAAAAGCTGTTTGGAAAGGGGGATTAGGCTTTCCAAACAGCTTCGAAATCATATTACTTTAACAGTTCATCAATCCAACGCTGCACTTTTAAGCCTTCCTCGAATGGTACGACAAATGCTTCTTCGCCTAAAAGGACTTTTCGACATGCATCAAGCATTGTTTCAGGGGCTTCGGCAGGGGTAATCTCCACTTCCGGCTCATAGGCTTTGCTTGTGTAGACATTAGACCAGTTTCGTAATGTTACAACTTTTTCTGTTCCGAAAATTTTAAAGTCGATGCGCTCTTCCTGTCCGATACCTGCAAGCCCGTTAATGACCATCGGGATGCCGTTTGCTGTTTTCGCTAAAGCAGATACCCCGACTTCACAAAGTGCTTGATCTTCAGGGTAAGCTGTTTCATGCGCCAAAATTTCAACATCACCGAATAAATGGTGTGTTAATTGCAAATAATGCGGGAAAATCTCCCGAATAAAGCCACCTTGCTTACGTGAAGCAATCCAAGGATTTTGCTGCCATTTACGCGGCCATTCAGGGAAATACGTATGCAGTTCAATACGGGTAATGTCACCCATATCTTTTGCAAGCTCTTGTTTCAGCTGATGGACTGCCGCACCGTACATTAACGGAAAATGCATCGCTGTTTGAACATTGGATTCATTTGCGATACGAACCATTATTTCTCCGTCTGCTGCATCATGGGCAAGCGGTTTTTCCGAGAGAATATGTAATTTGTGCTTTGCAATTTCTGCAGCAAGTGTTGCATGGCTGACAGGTGGTGTGCCGATATAAACCCAGTCCGGTTTTAAATTTAATAGCGCTTGTAAATCATTCGTTGTGGGTACATTATATTTAGCCGCCAATTGTGCTGTACGTGTTTCATTCGTATCAAATATTGCGGCAATTTCATAATGTTCGTTTTGCAGTGCCTGGTTAATAATGCGTTCACCGACAACACCAGTACCGATAATGCCAATCGTTGTTTTAGTCATTAAAGATTCTCCTTTTTTTATCAATTATGCCTTGGCGTAATTGCGTCTGGATTCGGCTTTGCGCCCCGGCGCAAAGATGTCCTTATCGAATCCATGACATCC contains:
- a CDS encoding Na+/H+ antiporter subunit E; its protein translation is MLGQFIINLFIAALWFLLKDDPTADFTTFMSGFLVGTLILYAMHRFFGTQFYLRRVLKIIKLILIFIRELLSSSISVLKQVLDPQMNFTPGIFTYETELRGDYQVTTLALLLTLTPGSVVMEVSEDNSTFYIHAMDIEESKETVLRSIGKFERAILEVTQ
- a CDS encoding Na(+)/H(+) antiporter subunit F1, with the protein product MIDLILKAALVLFMVAIGLSLFRVIKGPSLPDRAIALDTIGVNLISAIAIVSIVLKTKAFLEAILILGILAFIGTIAFSKYIERGVIVERKSAD
- a CDS encoding Na+/H+ antiporter subunit G, whose amino-acid sequence is MNVNQLIELMAALLILFGAIVSVISAFGMIRLPDVYTRSHAATKSATLSVLLCLFGGFIYFWIHDGYVSIRLILGIIFVFITAPVSGHLVCRAAYRSRVPLAEGSGDDALNEILFGEENLQVKEEVEATLKEIK
- a CDS encoding GntR family transcriptional regulator, whose protein sequence is MIFNTQSTMPIYMQVAEWIENEILADRVLPEGKVYSQYQLAEIFNINPATAGKGLTILVEKEILYKKRGLGMFVIGDAKHRILTTRRSDTLTKMAKEIVEEAKRLGVMDEDLIELIKHIQKEV
- a CDS encoding metallophosphoesterase, which produces MKKLLKLIIFIGVVYLFLYINNNWLVTTDYVHESEKVPESFDGYRITQVTDLHDATFGENQSRLVEKVRATKPDAIFITGDLVDSRRYDLENSLQAVRQLVDIADVYYVLGNHEVALNLTDEIYAALNELGVHVLPNDAVQLERNGEHIVIAGIEDPLMGKEVGQSIDEALYNMNPDAFKVLLSHRPEVFETYVEKDIDLVLTGHAHGGQIRLPFIGGLFAPTQGFMPTYTAGIYEQQDTEMIVNRGLGNSLFPYRVFNLPEIYVVELKKES
- a CDS encoding rhodanese-like domain-containing protein: MEGIITLLAMVGIIAMIVRFMPKKGVKYITTKELQPLLEDEKYVFVDVRTEKEYKEAHIPQFINRPLGTYLGDLPKDRPVVVICQSGARSNKACKELVKLGYTDITNVRRGMNGLRAG
- a CDS encoding alanyl-tRNA editing protein; this encodes MKNLFYYEDAMMKEFTAQVVKTGKDDTGNFIVLNNTAFYPTGGGQPHDTGWINELEIIDVEKIDEEIRHYTAADVSNISGEISGKLHWSRRFDHMQQHAGQHILTAAFVELFDMATVSFHLGTELVTIDLNVGEVSEDQLAAVEKRANEIIWENRPIETKWVTKEELAQYNLRKDVKVDEDIRLVIIPDYDYNGCGGTHPTSTGQVGLLKILATEKMKKQIRVHFVCGNRVLQQLAMRKQVLSDVARQLSAPEDEAADALRKFAKTAKQTEKNLTEAQDALLEFEAKELANETVAAATFENRSIQSLQKLARFITQQNGEAIALLVANNEDKLQFVAARGSEQTKSMKDISATALPLINGKGGGNDALVQGGGEKTISAEALIEAMKEAVR
- a CDS encoding DUF6509 family protein — its product is MNITQFSIEEILDPTKIIEGKRYEFLLDVEVDEEDELYSAAGLEIRVIVGVIDDNVRIVNYFIIDKSNNEFLDFALEEDEEAMILEFCKEELYADSSETEAE
- a CDS encoding helix-turn-helix domain-containing protein; its protein translation is MIFSERLKKEREKRGWSQADLAEKIHVSRQSVSKWETGKNYPSIEVIIDLSDLFGITIDEMLRSDGELKEKVIRDSKKLAYPKWKAFFDSVFLLGAFLLVAKLIIMGLNHFAGMDVIIPEGLPKILSNFLPLALMVIGGIGADQLKTKYIE
- a CDS encoding gamma-glutamyltransferase family protein translates to MDFLHYPFPSKRNTVIANRGMVATSQPLAAQAGLDILKKGGNAVDAAIATAAALTVVEPTSNGIGGDAFALVWMKDELYGLNASGPSAKSISKEALTERGLDYIPMHGVIPVTVPGAPSAWVALSKRFGKLPLSEVLAPAISYAEEGYPISVTLGQYWQSAYKKYKKNFTSEEFQHWFETFSIDGRMPEIGEVWNSPAHGDTLRKIAKTNGEAFYKGEIADKIDAFMKKHNGFISKEDLASYEPEWVNPIKVHYKGYDVWEIPPNGQGIVAQMALNIYQHAESKWQDAQTLHNQIEAMKLAYTDGKAFVTESNDMPVDVDTLLSNTYGESRFAEISETAIDPKPFEIPKGGTVYLATADADGNMVSYIQSNYMGFGSGIVIPETGIALQNRGYDFSLDETHPNFLKPGKRTFNTIIPGFLTKDDEAVGPFGVMGGYMQPQGHFQVVTSTIDFALNPQAALDMPRWQWIGEKRVEVEPHFPSYLVHALQRKGHDIRVAVDGGSFGRGQIIWRDQKTGVLYGGTEPRTDGAIAAW
- a CDS encoding Gfo/Idh/MocA family protein — its product is MTKTTIGIIGTGVVGERIINQALQNEHYEIAAIFDTNETRTAQLAAKYNVPTTNDLQALLNLKPDWVYIGTPPVSHATLAAEIAKHKLHILSEKPLAHDAADGEIMVRIANESNVQTAMHFPLMYGAAVHQLKQELAKDMGDITRIELHTYFPEWPRKWQQNPWIASRKQGGFIREIFPHYLQLTHHLFGDVEILAHETAYPEDQALCEVGVSALAKTANGIPMVINGLAGIGQEERIDFKIFGTEKVVTLRNWSNVYTSKAYEPEVEITPAEAPETMLDACRKVLLGEEAFVVPFEEGLKVQRWIDELLK